The proteins below are encoded in one region of Alosa sapidissima isolate fAloSap1 chromosome 24, fAloSap1.pri, whole genome shotgun sequence:
- the trub1 gene encoding probable tRNA pseudouridine synthase 1, whose product MRSMATTGANIVQNVSSLSKLQSLNGIFAIYKKCGPTSADVLNSLKEKLLKEAGVSNPNPRKRKKQAVKIGHGGTLDSAASGVLVVGIGEGTKMLTTMLAGSKKYRAVGELGKATDTLDAIGAVVHEKSYEHVTREALEEHLQKFTGDIMQVPPLYSALKKDGKRLSVLLKQGQEVEAKPARPVTVYNLTVTDFSPPLFTLDIECGGGFYVRSLVDDLGKALSSCAHVRELVRTKQGQFTLDEHALKEEQWTLQHISTALQACPPTAKPQPAQNRNAKHNNKPLPQPSTPEQAKDGADGANSRD is encoded by the exons ATGAGAAGCATGGCTACGACTGGTGCAAATATCGTTCAAAATGTGTCCTCCTTGTCAAAATTGCAGTCTTTGAATGGAATATTTGCCATTTATAAAAAATGCGGACCAACATCTGCCGATGTGTTAAACTCTTTGAAAGAGAAACTCTTGAAAG AGGCTGGGGTGTCAAATCCCAATCCCCGTAAGAGGAAAAAACAAGCCGTGAAAATCGGTCATGGTGGCACTCTGGATAGCGCGGCCTCTGGTGTTCTCG TTGTTGGGATAGGAGAAGGCACAAAGATGCTAACCACCATGCTTGCAGGTTCAAAG AAATACAGAGCGGTGGGAGAGTTGGGAAAAGCCACAGACACACTTGATGCCATTGGCGCTGTAGTGCACGAGAAGAGCTATG AGCATGTGACCCGTGAGGCCCTGGAGGAGCATCTGCAGAAGTTCACCGGAGACATCATGCAGGTCCCTCCTCT CTACTCGGCTCTGAAGAAGGATGGCAAGCGTCTGTCTGTGCTACTAAAACAGGGTCAGGAGGTGGAGGCCAAGCCTGCCCGGCCTGTCACCGTCTACAACCTCACAGTCACAGACTTCAGCCCGCCACTCTTCACCCTGG ACATAGAATGTGGTGGCGGTTTCTACGTCAGAAGCTTGGTGGATGACCTTGGAAAAG CCCTGTCGTCCTGTGCCCACGTGCGTGAGCTGGTGCGGACCAAGCAGGGCCAGTTCACCCTGGACGAGCACGCACTGAAGGAGGAGCAGTGGACCCTGCAGCACATCAGCACTGCCCTGCAGGCCTGTCCCCCAACTGCAAAGCCCCAGCCTGCGCAAAACAGAAATGCAAAGCACAACAACAAACCTCTGCCCCAGCCCAGCACCCCAGAGCAGGCAAAAGATGGAGCTGATGGAGCCAATAGCAGGGACTGA